One Engystomops pustulosus chromosome 11, aEngPut4.maternal, whole genome shotgun sequence DNA window includes the following coding sequences:
- the NEUROG3 gene encoding neurogenin-3, whose product MSPKTESSHSRSERYLYYDVSDEEDHSLSLPCSPAPSAGSEGCSVGEKFPLSDCRESQSKRQKGRRRSQVKNEVTVIKQKKNRRIKANDRERNRMHNLNSALDALRSVLPTFPDDAKLTKIETLRFAHNYIWALSETLRMADHSLFNMTQQGIADSFEKLSKTCLMVDLTSPNSSCSSSSDWDSLYSPGSQSSSHSPTEMDDLRSKSTSSLKYTDTFSEFI is encoded by the coding sequence ATGTCTCCAAAAACAGAGAGCAGCCATAGCAGAAGCGAGAGATACCTTTACTATGATGTCTCTGATGAGGAGGACCATTCTCTATCCCTGCCCTGTTCTCCAGCCCCCTCAGCTGGGAGTGAAGGTTGTTCAGTGGGAGAAAAATTTCCCCTTTCTGACTGCAGGGAGTCACAGAGTAAAAGACAAAAAGGGAGAAGAAGATCACAAGTCAAGAATGAAGTAACAGTCATTAAACAAAAGAAGAATCGCAGGATCAAAGCTAATGATAGAGAAAGGAACCGCATGCACAACCTCAACTCAGCCTTGGATGCCCTGAGGAGTGTACTACCTACCTTTCCAGATGATGCCAAGCTGACCAAGATTGAAACCCTGAGGTTTGCTCACAATTATATTTGGGCTTTGTCTGAGACTCTGCGGATGGCTGACCATAGCCTATTTAATATGACACAACAGGGTATAGCAGACTCATTTGAAAAGTTATCTAAGACTTGTTTAATGGTGGATCTCACTAGTCCAAATAGTAGCTGCAGTTCCTCAAGTGACTGGGACTCTCTCTATTCTCCAGGGTCGCAAAGCAGCAGTCATAGCCCGACAGAAATGGATGACTTAAGGTCTAAATCTACATCTTCCCTGAAATACACTGATACCTTCTCAGAGTTCATATGA